A stretch of Acidimicrobiales bacterium DNA encodes these proteins:
- a CDS encoding ABC transporter ATP-binding protein, translated as MPDGSLLQLEEVSRIYGDEVKVHALDRVSMTIEAGEFVSIVGPSGSGKSTMLGLLGLLDLPTLGTMWVTGTSVRDLSDYERSRLRGDVVGFIFQQFHLIPHLDARRNVETALLYRNLSPTERRRRAMEALDIVGLAPRSDHRPVQLSGGEQQRVAIARAIVTEPKLLLADEPTGALDSTNAANVMEIFQELHSPLRAIAIVTHDPAVAATAQRRISMRDGQIVADEMLRADSRPTSYGGTMG; from the coding sequence ATGCCCGACGGCTCGCTGCTCCAGCTCGAGGAGGTCTCCCGGATCTACGGCGACGAGGTGAAGGTGCACGCGCTCGACCGCGTGTCCATGACCATCGAAGCCGGGGAGTTCGTCTCGATCGTCGGACCATCGGGTTCGGGCAAGTCCACCATGCTCGGCCTCCTCGGGCTGCTCGACCTCCCCACGCTCGGCACGATGTGGGTGACCGGCACCTCGGTGCGTGACCTGAGCGACTACGAGCGATCCCGCCTCCGCGGCGACGTCGTCGGCTTCATCTTCCAGCAGTTCCACCTCATCCCCCATCTCGACGCCCGTCGCAATGTCGAGACGGCGCTGCTCTACCGCAACCTCTCCCCCACCGAACGGCGTCGCCGGGCGATGGAGGCACTCGACATCGTCGGGCTCGCCCCCCGGTCCGATCACCGGCCCGTCCAGCTGTCCGGCGGCGAGCAGCAGCGGGTCGCGATCGCCCGGGCCATCGTCACCGAACCGAAGCTCCTGCTGGCGGACGAACCGACGGGCGCGCTCGACTCGACCAATGCCGCGAACGTGATGGAGATCTTCCAGGAGCTGCACTCCCCGCTCCGGGCGATCGCGATCGTCACCCACGACCCCGCCGTCGCGGCAACGGCTCAGCGCCGCATCTCCATGCGGGACGGACAGATCGTCGCGGACGAGATGCTCCGCGCCGACAGCCGACCCACGAGCTACGGCGGGACGATGGGCTGA
- a CDS encoding ABC transporter permease, which translates to MRSVLDLIGVAMSGLTARFSRTLLIMLGPIIGVSAIVAAVGLTESAKGDLQADLAELGTNLITADAAGSFGAQNPTFPEDVIERVEALDGVQSVTGTLAIEGVITAPYDAAATYYTAFPTPVLTADEDFLDVMQIELRSGRWLNSRDYEVGARVAVIGIDIANEFNYRSRENRTLLLNGLEYAIIGVYDNVRLADSFNTSVLIPPLTADNDFDTGLETNTLYVRADPARVVEVEENLPIAINLGGSEEVNTSIPSDALEASAKADSTLQVIVASMGILALVVGGVGIANVMSISVIQRSAEIGIRRALGHGRGLIAWQFLLEAVAVGFFGGLAGVGFGIFIVVFASRIFDWTHVLDPILVIGSTEFPSHTMGLPTVYLLGMGAALITSIIAGLYPSVKAARLEPLETLRLG; encoded by the coding sequence ATGCGCAGCGTGCTCGACCTCATCGGCGTGGCCATGAGCGGCCTCACCGCGCGCTTCAGCCGCACGCTGCTGATCATGCTCGGACCGATCATCGGGGTGAGCGCGATCGTGGCCGCGGTCGGGCTCACCGAGTCCGCCAAGGGCGACCTCCAGGCCGACCTGGCCGAGCTGGGCACCAACCTGATCACGGCGGATGCCGCCGGATCCTTCGGCGCCCAGAACCCCACGTTCCCCGAGGACGTCATCGAACGGGTCGAGGCCCTCGACGGGGTGCAGAGCGTCACCGGCACGCTGGCGATCGAGGGGGTCATCACCGCGCCCTACGACGCGGCGGCGACCTACTACACGGCGTTCCCGACGCCGGTGTTGACGGCCGACGAGGACTTCCTCGACGTGATGCAGATCGAGCTGCGCAGCGGGCGCTGGCTCAACTCCCGCGACTACGAGGTCGGCGCCCGCGTGGCCGTCATCGGCATCGACATCGCCAACGAGTTCAACTATCGGTCCCGCGAGAACCGCACCCTCCTGCTGAACGGGCTCGAGTACGCCATCATCGGCGTCTACGACAACGTGCGCCTCGCCGACTCGTTCAACACGTCGGTGCTGATCCCACCGCTCACCGCCGACAACGACTTCGACACCGGGCTCGAGACCAACACCCTGTACGTACGGGCCGATCCCGCGCGCGTGGTGGAGGTCGAAGAGAATCTGCCGATCGCGATCAACCTCGGCGGTTCGGAGGAGGTCAACACCTCCATCCCGTCCGACGCGCTGGAGGCCTCGGCCAAGGCGGACTCGACCCTGCAGGTGATCGTCGCGTCGATGGGGATCCTCGCCCTGGTGGTCGGCGGCGTCGGCATCGCCAACGTCATGTCGATCTCGGTCATCCAGCGCTCGGCGGAGATCGGCATCCGTCGCGCCCTCGGGCACGGGCGCGGGCTGATCGCCTGGCAGTTCCTGCTCGAAGCGGTGGCCGTCGGCTTCTTCGGCGGGCTCGCCGGTGTCGGCTTCGGCATCTTCATCGTGGTGTTCGCCTCACGGATCTTCGATTGGACGCACGTCCTCGATCCGATCCTCGTCATCGGCAGCACCGAGTTCCCGAGCCACACGATGGGGCTCCCGACCGTCTACTTGCTCGGCATGGGCGCCGCGCTGATCACCTCGATCATCGCCGGGCTGTATCCGTCGGTGAAGGCCGCTCGGCTCGAGCCACTCGAGACCCTCCGCCTCGGTTGA
- a CDS encoding SdrD B-like domain-containing protein, whose amino-acid sequence MAVKRAAAAPYHTPIQRRAASGITAVALLASGLGLAAGLQLAGAASGTVTGAVFVDADEPGLSGVEVVAVDAAGNRTAPVATGSDGTYAIDLGAAVGEPLGAGPYRVEFAGWPDALHETPLGPGNGSSVQFVDANATDVSLRLSEPDPGAPVFIGNRVWLDRNGNGVQDADEPGINGVTVQLLDADGAVVETTETAGEGTSAGGWQFAIDAETAYTVRFDTATATGLPHDIAPAELEVTTPTVGDDRLDSDLDPAADIAVSSRRAGESDHSLDAGFVAVPDAPVLEVEKLVTGTDGTAVAWYDATSPIEYTVTVTNEGPGALTDVIVDDPATPACAGGPFDLAAGETQRWSCRSDPPHGVAGQDNVVRASGRWEPPYGPAFGRAVTIEDSYDAGVRIVSPGVGVDASVVASPRRGDGVEVTYTYEVVNTGDVDLDLGDQARLADDTCDTIVDAAFHPTAGSPYNVGDLDADGILDVEADAVDFDDSLAREVWQFRCVAVVDPLGPLTNTVTVLATPVEPDGSGIGLSDVSKQDSTTARISESAEPAPTPPTEPASIGDRVWHDIDGDGVQDADEPGVGEVEVDLLDADEVVVTRATTDDAGAFIFDGLGPGRYQLAVHVPDGWDVSPADRGADDTVDSDVSGEGQTPLTTLDPGEDDTSWAAGLLQPASLGGRVWLDADADGIRTDDESDIDGVVVRLVDADGEVIASATTDQGGAYVFDGLAPGRYRVEPVTPTGMQVSSGRTAPLVLRSGERDLTADVGFVIPTVVLSSPEVNTATQLAITGRTMYGLFGLAALLIGLGGTAQIMGDRLGRRERLAP is encoded by the coding sequence ATGGCCGTGAAGCGGGCCGCCGCCGCGCCCTACCACACGCCGATCCAGCGGCGCGCGGCCAGCGGCATCACCGCCGTGGCGCTCCTCGCCTCGGGCCTCGGGCTCGCCGCCGGACTCCAACTCGCCGGCGCGGCGAGCGGGACCGTGACGGGTGCCGTCTTCGTCGATGCCGACGAACCGGGGCTGAGCGGGGTCGAGGTCGTGGCGGTCGATGCGGCGGGAAACCGCACCGCGCCCGTGGCCACGGGGTCCGACGGCACGTACGCCATCGACCTGGGCGCCGCCGTCGGTGAGCCGCTCGGTGCCGGCCCCTACCGGGTGGAGTTCGCCGGATGGCCGGACGCCCTGCACGAAACGCCACTGGGACCGGGCAACGGGTCATCCGTCCAGTTCGTCGACGCGAACGCCACCGACGTGTCGCTGCGGCTCTCCGAGCCGGACCCCGGGGCTCCCGTCTTCATCGGCAACCGGGTCTGGCTCGATCGGAACGGCAACGGCGTCCAGGACGCGGACGAGCCCGGCATCAACGGTGTCACCGTCCAGCTGCTCGACGCGGACGGCGCCGTCGTCGAGACGACCGAAACCGCGGGCGAGGGCACCTCGGCCGGCGGATGGCAGTTCGCGATCGACGCCGAGACGGCGTACACGGTGCGCTTCGACACCGCGACGGCCACCGGCCTGCCGCACGACATCGCCCCCGCCGAACTGGAGGTGACCACCCCGACCGTGGGCGACGACCGCCTCGACAGCGACCTCGACCCCGCGGCGGACATCGCGGTGTCGTCACGCCGCGCCGGGGAGTCCGACCACTCGCTCGACGCCGGCTTCGTGGCCGTGCCGGACGCCCCCGTGCTCGAGGTCGAGAAGCTGGTCACCGGGACGGACGGCACCGCGGTCGCCTGGTACGACGCGACGTCACCGATCGAGTACACCGTGACCGTCACGAACGAAGGTCCGGGCGCCCTGACGGACGTGATCGTCGACGACCCGGCCACGCCGGCGTGCGCCGGGGGCCCCTTCGACCTCGCCGCCGGCGAGACCCAACGATGGTCGTGTCGGTCGGATCCGCCCCACGGGGTCGCCGGCCAGGACAATGTGGTCCGGGCGTCGGGTCGGTGGGAGCCCCCGTACGGACCGGCGTTCGGCCGGGCCGTGACGATCGAGGACAGCTACGACGCCGGCGTGCGCATCGTTTCTCCGGGTGTCGGTGTCGACGCGTCGGTGGTCGCGAGCCCGCGGCGCGGCGACGGGGTGGAGGTCACCTACACGTACGAGGTCGTCAACACGGGTGACGTCGACCTCGACCTCGGGGACCAGGCGCGGCTCGCCGACGACACGTGCGACACGATCGTCGACGCGGCGTTCCATCCGACGGCGGGCTCGCCGTACAACGTCGGCGACCTCGACGCCGACGGCATCCTCGACGTCGAAGCCGACGCCGTGGACTTCGACGACTCGCTCGCCCGAGAGGTGTGGCAGTTCCGGTGCGTCGCCGTGGTGGACCCGCTCGGCCCCCTGACGAACACCGTGACCGTGTTGGCCACGCCCGTGGAGCCGGATGGGTCCGGGATCGGGCTGTCCGACGTGTCCAAGCAGGACTCGACCACCGCGCGGATCTCGGAATCGGCCGAGCCGGCCCCGACGCCACCGACCGAACCCGCGTCGATCGGTGATCGCGTCTGGCACGACATCGACGGCGACGGCGTGCAGGACGCCGACGAGCCGGGCGTGGGCGAGGTCGAGGTCGACCTGCTCGACGCCGACGAAGTCGTCGTGACACGTGCGACGACCGACGACGCCGGCGCGTTCATCTTCGACGGGCTCGGGCCCGGGCGCTATCAGCTGGCGGTCCACGTGCCTGACGGGTGGGACGTGTCGCCGGCCGATCGTGGCGCGGACGACACCGTGGACTCCGATGTCTCCGGGGAGGGGCAGACGCCGCTCACGACGCTCGATCCCGGTGAGGACGACACCAGCTGGGCGGCCGGCCTCCTCCAGCCGGCATCGCTCGGCGGTCGGGTGTGGCTCGATGCCGACGCCGACGGCATTCGCACCGACGACGAATCGGACATCGACGGGGTCGTGGTCCGGCTCGTCGACGCCGACGGCGAAGTGATCGCCTCGGCGACGACGGATCAGGGCGGTGCGTACGTCTTCGACGGTCTCGCGCCCGGCCGGTACCGCGTCGAGCCCGTGACCCCGACCGGCATGCAGGTGTCGTCCGGCCGGACGGCGCCGTTGGTTCTCCGCTCCGGCGAGCGCGACCTGACCGCGGACGTCGGCTTCGTCATCCCCACCGTGGTTCTGTCGTCGCCGGAGGTGAACACGGCGACCCAGCTGGCCATCACCGGTCGCACGATGTACGGCCTCTTCGGTCTCGCCGCCCTGTTGATCGGACTCGGCGGGACCGCGCAGATCATGGGCGACCGGTTGGGCCGCCGGGAGCGTCTCGCTCCTTAG
- a CDS encoding PilZ domain-containing protein, whose product MSADSPGVDPFARTQRTSERVITLSTRAALAASLIYLAWRAVFTTVGADHPAGALLLAAEILAVVVFAARVRSARTEPIAVVATPDAPHPDTAAVVDATGTSIDELRTTLVSLRRVSGVERVIVVDREGSRWLRTIAERFDAVVMEQSVTFDEAVQAAGTSWVLLLRSGDLPMPDLVSVSASRCSSPDVAVVQVGVEEADPTSFEHDPDGHWSLEPFDQQVVRPSLARRGSIPWYGDGPALVRRSAVGPSPERPARGDHMLDDSRRVGLDIVRAGMTVTHLPLTLARVRGPHGLGESLVRRHQRARQAIRALTPGNLRGVDRKTRNAHLLALVSPLAAIQRVLLVAAAVCVLGFAQVPMDAALFDVVLLAAPSYLLRWNSHLLIGRGRLGPFSILRSELRSLGVDLLPFGRVRAEANRNGLTAIVVAVVALDVAVVVAALSMWRDWPNRLPGSVAALAFVLTAGFLGVAMEVLLDALARRQRRAGHRVRLGLVTCRVEEHDGQLVDLSTGGAGVVVAAPIEETLEVGEVTTVSFRIPDADGAWKNVSALVHVAHRTPDPDGGTRLGLTFDDPTDAPLDPVVEFLTIDRRLVALGRHETANL is encoded by the coding sequence ATGTCGGCGGACTCGCCGGGGGTCGATCCCTTTGCCCGAACGCAGCGCACCAGTGAGCGGGTCATCACGCTCTCGACGCGTGCTGCGTTGGCCGCCTCGCTGATCTATCTCGCCTGGCGCGCGGTCTTCACGACGGTGGGCGCCGATCATCCGGCCGGCGCGCTGCTCCTGGCCGCCGAGATCCTCGCGGTCGTCGTCTTCGCCGCCCGGGTTCGCTCGGCGCGAACCGAGCCGATCGCCGTCGTGGCCACGCCCGACGCCCCGCATCCCGACACCGCAGCGGTCGTCGACGCCACGGGGACCTCGATCGACGAACTCCGGACGACCCTCGTGTCGCTTCGCCGGGTGAGCGGTGTCGAGCGGGTGATCGTCGTCGACCGGGAAGGGTCGCGGTGGTTGCGCACGATCGCCGAACGCTTCGATGCCGTGGTCATGGAGCAGTCCGTCACGTTCGACGAGGCGGTCCAGGCGGCTGGGACGAGCTGGGTCCTCCTGCTGCGATCCGGCGATCTGCCGATGCCGGACCTCGTCTCGGTCAGCGCATCGCGTTGTTCGTCGCCCGATGTCGCCGTTGTGCAGGTCGGGGTGGAGGAGGCCGACCCGACGTCGTTCGAACACGACCCCGACGGCCACTGGTCGCTGGAGCCGTTCGACCAGCAGGTGGTGCGCCCGTCGCTGGCCCGTCGCGGCAGCATCCCCTGGTACGGCGACGGGCCCGCGCTCGTCCGTCGCTCCGCCGTCGGGCCCTCCCCTGAGCGGCCCGCTCGCGGCGACCACATGCTCGACGACAGCCGGCGGGTCGGTCTCGACATCGTCCGGGCCGGCATGACGGTGACCCACCTGCCGCTGACCCTCGCCCGCGTGCGGGGCCCCCACGGCCTCGGCGAGAGCCTCGTGCGCCGCCATCAGCGAGCGCGCCAGGCCATCCGGGCGTTGACACCGGGGAACCTGCGAGGGGTCGACCGCAAGACCCGCAATGCCCACCTGCTGGCCCTCGTCTCGCCCCTCGCCGCGATCCAGCGGGTGCTGCTCGTCGCCGCGGCCGTCTGTGTCCTGGGCTTCGCCCAGGTGCCGATGGATGCGGCCCTGTTCGACGTCGTGCTGCTCGCCGCTCCGAGCTACCTCCTGCGCTGGAACAGCCACCTGCTCATCGGCCGCGGTCGACTCGGGCCGTTCTCCATCCTGCGCAGCGAGCTCCGTTCGCTCGGGGTCGACCTGTTGCCGTTCGGGCGGGTTCGGGCCGAGGCGAACCGGAACGGACTCACCGCCATCGTGGTCGCGGTCGTCGCGCTCGATGTCGCGGTCGTGGTCGCGGCGCTCTCGATGTGGCGGGATTGGCCGAACCGGCTCCCGGGTTCGGTTGCCGCTCTCGCGTTCGTGTTGACGGCCGGCTTCCTGGGCGTTGCGATGGAGGTGCTCCTCGACGCCTTGGCCCGTCGCCAGCGGCGCGCCGGCCACCGGGTCCGCCTCGGGCTCGTGACCTGCCGGGTCGAGGAACACGACGGGCAGCTGGTCGACCTCTCGACCGGCGGCGCCGGTGTCGTGGTCGCCGCTCCGATCGAGGAGACCCTCGAGGTCGGTGAGGTGACCACCGTTTCCTTCCGGATCCCGGACGCCGATGGCGCCTGGAAGAACGTCTCCGCGCTCGTCCACGTCGCCCACCGGACACCGGATCCCGACGGTGGGACCCGGCTCGGACTCACGTTCGACGATCCCACGGATGCGCCGCTCGACCCCGTCGTCGAGTTCCTGACCATCGATCGCCGTCTCGTCGCCCTCGGGCGCCACGAGACGGCGAACCTCTGA
- a CDS encoding cold-shock protein: MPTGTVKFFNNEKGYGFISREDGDDVFVHFSNIDGSGFRTLEEGQRVEFEIGPGRKGDEALGVKVV, encoded by the coding sequence ATGCCGACGGGCACAGTGAAGTTCTTCAACAACGAGAAGGGGTACGGATTCATCTCCCGCGAAGACGGCGACGACGTCTTCGTCCACTTCTCCAACATCGACGGCTCCGGTTTCCGGACCCTCGAAGAAGGCCAGCGGGTCGAGTTCGAGATCGGTCCCGGCCGCAAGGGTGACGAAGCCCTCGGCGTGAAGGTCGTCTGA
- a CDS encoding carboxyl transferase domain-containing protein: MAPAKLVVPSNCTVVAVPVATGQEVAAGTVVAIVEVMKIEQLITAPEDGVVTSLDAAVGDVLEKGAVIAEVTPATITAAAPVEDAGARGGIRPDLAEVLERRRLLEDGARPDAVAKVHGRGRRTARENLADLVDDGSFEEYGSFMYAAQTLRRSREDLIANTPGDGIVGGIGRINGDRFDDDHSRCAVMSYDYTVLAGTQGLRGHQKKDRLFDVCERLELPLVLFAEGGGGRPGDTDGSSLAGLNVPSFAAISRLSGLVPTVAVVSGRCFAGNAALAGVCDVIIATPDANLGMAGPAMIEGGGLGVFAPEDIGPVDVQTANGVIDILVEDDAAAVAAVKRYLAYFQGPVDEWDAADQTALRDVVPENRKRAYNVRDAISLLADTGSVQELRPTYAEGMITSLVRLEGRPVGIIANNPLHLGGAIDAPGSDKAARFMQLCDGHGIPILFLCDTPGFMVGPEAEKDAQVRRFGRMFVVGASLTVPFATVVLRKAVGLGAQAMAGGSFHAPLLTISWPTGEVSGMGIEGAVTLGARRELEAIEDPDERAEAYEARVATMYERSKALNAAAHHEFDDVIDPAETRRRIVNLLRAAPTGRPHRRRPHIDTW, encoded by the coding sequence ATGGCCCCCGCGAAGCTCGTCGTTCCTTCGAATTGCACGGTTGTCGCCGTTCCCGTGGCCACGGGGCAGGAAGTCGCGGCGGGCACCGTCGTCGCGATCGTCGAGGTGATGAAGATCGAACAGCTGATCACCGCGCCCGAGGACGGCGTGGTCACGAGCCTCGACGCGGCGGTCGGCGACGTGCTCGAAAAAGGAGCGGTCATCGCCGAGGTCACACCCGCGACGATCACCGCCGCGGCCCCGGTGGAGGATGCCGGGGCGAGGGGCGGGATCCGACCCGACCTCGCCGAGGTGCTGGAGCGCCGCCGCTTGCTCGAGGACGGGGCCCGGCCCGATGCGGTCGCCAAGGTGCACGGACGCGGTCGCCGTACCGCGCGCGAGAACCTCGCCGACCTGGTCGACGACGGGAGTTTCGAGGAGTACGGCTCGTTCATGTACGCCGCACAGACCCTGCGTCGCTCGCGTGAGGACCTCATCGCCAACACGCCCGGCGACGGCATCGTCGGCGGCATCGGCCGGATCAACGGTGACCGCTTCGACGACGACCACAGTCGCTGCGCCGTCATGTCCTACGACTACACGGTGCTGGCCGGCACGCAGGGTCTACGGGGCCATCAGAAGAAGGACCGCCTGTTCGACGTGTGCGAACGGCTCGAACTCCCCCTCGTCCTGTTCGCCGAAGGGGGCGGCGGGCGTCCCGGCGACACCGACGGCTCCTCGCTCGCCGGGCTGAACGTGCCATCGTTCGCGGCGATCAGCCGCCTCAGCGGCCTGGTCCCGACCGTCGCCGTGGTCTCGGGGCGTTGCTTCGCGGGCAACGCCGCCCTCGCCGGCGTCTGCGACGTCATCATCGCCACGCCCGATGCGAACCTCGGCATGGCGGGACCCGCGATGATCGAGGGCGGCGGGCTCGGCGTCTTCGCCCCGGAGGACATCGGCCCGGTCGACGTCCAGACCGCCAACGGCGTCATCGACATCCTCGTCGAGGACGACGCCGCCGCGGTGGCGGCCGTGAAGCGCTACCTGGCGTACTTCCAGGGCCCGGTCGACGAATGGGATGCCGCCGACCAGACCGCCCTGCGCGATGTCGTGCCGGAGAATCGCAAGCGGGCCTACAACGTGCGCGACGCGATCTCCCTGCTGGCCGACACGGGCTCGGTCCAGGAACTTCGGCCCACCTATGCCGAGGGCATGATCACGAGCCTCGTCCGCCTCGAGGGGCGCCCCGTCGGCATCATCGCGAACAATCCGCTCCACCTCGGCGGCGCCATCGACGCCCCCGGCTCGGACAAGGCCGCCCGGTTCATGCAGCTGTGCGACGGCCACGGCATCCCCATCCTGTTCCTCTGCGACACCCCCGGGTTCATGGTCGGTCCCGAGGCGGAGAAGGACGCCCAGGTCCGTCGCTTCGGCCGGATGTTCGTCGTGGGCGCGAGCCTCACCGTGCCCTTCGCCACCGTGGTCCTGCGCAAGGCCGTCGGCCTCGGCGCCCAGGCGATGGCCGGCGGCAGCTTCCACGCCCCGCTGCTGACGATCTCGTGGCCCACCGGCGAGGTCAGCGGCATGGGCATCGAGGGCGCGGTGACGCTCGGGGCCCGGCGGGAGTTGGAGGCGATCGAGGACCCCGACGAGCGGGCCGAGGCCTACGAGGCCCGGGTTGCCACCATGTACGAACGGTCGAAGGCCCTGAACGCGGCCGCCCACCACGAGTTCGACGACGTCATCGACCCGGCCGAGACGCGGCGGCGCATCGTCAACCTCCTGCGCGCCGCGCCGACCGGCCGGCCCCACCGGCGGCGGCCCCACATCGATACCTGGTGA
- a CDS encoding TIGR03619 family F420-dependent LLM class oxidoreductase — MTPRLSLTLITFAAEDPGSWEHLVERVQAADLAGLDRVALSDHVAFGENLEAYGDPKAGGTAGGRQPTGPDGHWLDPLATIAHLTAVTTNLRFATNILIAALRRPAVLAKTLSTIDVLSGGRIDLGVGVGWQREEYEACGLDYDDRGAQLDHTLEVLQTLWRDERATYESDRLSFDGIHQMPKPVQPGGIPIWVSGTVNKRSMRRLARFGSGWIPWGPDAADLADAIPRMRAAVEAHDRDPADIEVVANLPMAMDADGAVDLEATMATVPPLVEAGASDFRAMLRLANDAPDAQERIAEMVGVFRDAVGRDQ, encoded by the coding sequence ATGACCCCCCGGCTCTCGCTCACGCTGATCACCTTCGCCGCCGAGGACCCCGGCAGCTGGGAGCATCTCGTCGAACGCGTGCAGGCCGCGGATCTCGCCGGACTCGACCGGGTGGCGCTGTCGGACCATGTCGCGTTCGGCGAGAACCTGGAGGCCTACGGTGACCCGAAAGCGGGCGGTACGGCCGGCGGGCGTCAGCCGACCGGACCCGACGGGCACTGGCTCGACCCGCTCGCGACCATTGCCCACCTCACCGCGGTCACGACCAATCTCCGGTTCGCGACGAACATCCTGATCGCGGCGCTCCGGCGGCCGGCCGTTCTCGCCAAGACCCTTTCCACGATCGACGTGCTGAGCGGCGGCCGGATCGACCTCGGTGTCGGCGTCGGTTGGCAGCGTGAGGAGTACGAGGCGTGTGGCCTCGACTACGACGACCGGGGCGCCCAGCTCGACCACACCCTCGAGGTGCTCCAGACCCTCTGGCGCGACGAACGGGCGACCTACGAGAGCGACCGATTGTCCTTCGACGGGATCCACCAGATGCCGAAGCCGGTGCAGCCCGGCGGCATCCCGATCTGGGTGAGCGGCACAGTCAACAAGCGGTCGATGCGCCGCCTCGCCCGGTTCGGCTCGGGTTGGATCCCGTGGGGTCCGGACGCGGCTGATCTCGCCGACGCCATTCCCAGGATGCGAGCCGCGGTCGAGGCCCACGATCGGGATCCAGCCGACATCGAGGTCGTCGCGAACCTCCCCATGGCGATGGACGCCGACGGCGCCGTCGACCTCGAGGCCACCATGGCGACGGTGCCGCCACTCGTCGAGGCCGGGGCGTCCGACTTCCGGGCGATGCTGCGCCTCGCGAACGACGCGCCCGACGCACAGGAGCGCATCGCCGAGATGGTCGGCGTCTTCCGAGACGCCGTCGGTCGCGATCAGTAG
- a CDS encoding DinB family protein → MPDAPPPDSPPPDDKDWTWVLERPCPECGFDPADVDATGVADLLRRNTTEWERILAGPPDEVRRRPAPTIWSPLEYACHVRDVHVLYLERLELMLNEDGPHYPNWDQDETAIAERYHEADPATVAVELRAAADALAARFDGVADDEWDRTGYRSDGAAFTVTTFATYFIHDPIHHVHDSTR, encoded by the coding sequence ATGCCCGATGCCCCGCCCCCGGATTCCCCACCTCCGGATGACAAGGACTGGACGTGGGTCCTCGAGCGGCCCTGCCCCGAATGCGGGTTCGACCCGGCCGACGTCGACGCCACCGGCGTGGCCGACCTGCTCCGGCGCAACACCACCGAATGGGAACGCATTCTCGCCGGACCGCCCGACGAGGTGCGCCGCCGCCCCGCCCCGACCATCTGGTCGCCGCTGGAGTACGCGTGCCATGTGCGCGACGTGCACGTGCTCTACCTCGAACGGCTGGAGCTGATGCTGAACGAGGACGGGCCCCACTACCCGAACTGGGATCAGGACGAGACCGCGATCGCCGAGCGCTACCACGAGGCCGACCCCGCCACGGTGGCGGTCGAGCTACGCGCTGCGGCCGACGCCCTCGCCGCCCGATTCGATGGCGTGGCCGACGACGAGTGGGATCGCACCGGCTATCGAAGCGACGGGGCGGCGTTCACCGTCACGACGTTCGCCACCTACTTCATCCACGATCCCATCCACCACGTGCACGACAGCACGCGCTGA
- the bmt gene encoding betaine--homocysteine S-methyltransferase produces the protein MTTETDFRATVLDRLIAERGHLVVDGATGTELFARGLPAGDAPERMNIDMADAVQDMHRAYVDAGSDIILTNSFGGTRHRLALHKLDDRVVEINAAAARNARAVADASDRGVLVAGSMGPTGELIVPLGDLEPAVAADSFAEQAQGLTEGGADLLWIETMSSLEEIEAAIEGARRASDLPITVTLSFDTAGRTMMGVTGAQAAERLTALGVAAIGANCGNNLPETEAALAEIRANTHLPVISKANAGIPEWHGAELSYSGSPDIMGAHAHRMRAAGVQIVGGCCGNSPAHVAAIRGVLDGTLPVPDVEVHEAPDRGATDGAPRRGRRRRS, from the coding sequence GTGACGACCGAGACCGACTTCCGCGCCACCGTGCTCGACCGATTGATCGCGGAACGCGGTCATCTCGTGGTCGACGGGGCCACCGGCACCGAGCTGTTCGCCCGCGGTCTGCCCGCCGGCGATGCCCCCGAGCGCATGAACATCGACATGGCCGATGCCGTGCAGGACATGCACCGGGCCTACGTGGACGCCGGTTCCGACATCATCCTGACCAACAGCTTCGGTGGCACCCGCCACCGGCTCGCCCTCCACAAGCTGGACGACCGGGTCGTCGAGATCAACGCCGCCGCGGCCCGCAACGCCCGAGCCGTGGCCGACGCGTCCGACCGCGGCGTGCTCGTCGCCGGCTCGATGGGCCCCACCGGTGAGCTGATCGTGCCGCTCGGTGACCTCGAGCCCGCGGTCGCGGCCGACTCGTTCGCCGAGCAGGCGCAGGGCCTCACCGAGGGTGGTGCCGACCTCCTGTGGATCGAGACGATGAGCTCGCTCGAAGAGATCGAAGCCGCGATCGAGGGCGCACGGCGGGCCAGCGACCTGCCCATCACCGTCACGCTGAGCTTCGACACCGCCGGACGCACGATGATGGGCGTCACGGGCGCCCAGGCCGCCGAACGGCTCACGGCGCTCGGCGTCGCCGCGATCGGCGCCAACTGCGGCAACAACCTCCCGGAGACCGAGGCGGCGCTCGCAGAGATCCGGGCCAACACGCACCTGCCGGTCATCTCGAAGGCGAACGCCGGCATCCCCGAATGGCACGGCGCGGAGCTCTCCTACAGCGGGTCGCCCGACATCATGGGTGCCCACGCGCATCGCATGCGGGCGGCCGGCGTGCAGATCGTCGGCGGCTGCTGTGGCAACTCGCCGGCCCATGTCGCCGCGATCCGAGGAGTGCTCGACGGCACCCTGCCGGTGCCCGACGTCGAGGTTCACGAGGCGCCCGACCGGGGGGCCACCGACGGTGCGCCGCGCCGCGGCCGCCGCCGCCGTAGCTGA